In Musa acuminata AAA Group cultivar baxijiao chromosome BXJ2-10, Cavendish_Baxijiao_AAA, whole genome shotgun sequence, a genomic segment contains:
- the LOC135624959 gene encoding BTB/POZ domain-containing protein At1g67900-like, giving the protein MKFMKLGNRPDTFFTTEAIRSVSSEVSTDLQIQVYNSLYQLHKFPLLSKCLRLQKLCSSLKDTSEHTVILLPDLPGGAEAFEVCAKFCYGITITLSSLNIVPVRCAAEYLQMSDDADRGNLVGKLELFFKSCILRRWKDTLVTLQSTRNYSPLCEELGITGRCIDAIATAIIASPTQAVTSSHSRKAATKNWWAGDISELGIDHYWRVMVAVKSAGIVPNKLIGEALRIYARKWLPNMSRNGQQNELEADDSLSESPTEAPVKHRLLMEKIVSLLPTEKGSVSCSFLLKLLKAANILHASTSSKMDLARRIGLQLEEASVDGLLIPLDSNSTGTLYDVDIVMAMLEEFLLQGQSPATSPPREMLRCERRRSRSSENVEFEVQENSRRSSSASHSSKLRVAKLIDGYLQEIARDENLPMKKLIAIAEAVPDFARLDHDDLYRVIDIYLRVHPELDKNARKQLCRILDCKKLSVEACMHAAQNELLPLRVVVQVLFFEHSRAAMSGGQVTELPSNIKALLAKTTARGEDRDALKLHHIGTATPLEDGWSISRLKCPATKLATLKTKLAEEEDNDMDDDLIPRDALMRSASSRFKALCSLPKKPKRIISKLLAMNRSASERN; this is encoded by the exons ATGAAGTTCATGAAGCTTGGAAACCGCCCAGATACCTTCTTCACCACGGAAGCCATAAG GTCTGTTTCGTCAGAAGTCTCAACTGACCTCCAAATCCAGGTGTATAACAGCTTGTATCAGCTGCACAAG TTTCCCCTCCTGTCTAAATGCCTGCGCCTGCAGAAGCTCTGCTCTTCACTGAAGGATACCTCCGAGCACACAGTCATCTTACTTCCGGACCTTCCCGGCGGCGCCGAGGCCTTCGAGGTCTGTGCAAAGTTCTGCTATGGCATCACCATCACTCTCAGCTCCCTCAACATCGTGCCCGTCCGTTGCGCCGCCGAGTACCTCCAGATGAGCGACGACGCTGACCGTGGGAACCTCGTCGGCAAGCTCGAGCTCTTCTTCAAGTCTTGCATCCTCCGCCGATGGAAGGACACGCTGGTGACGCTGCAGAGCACGAGGAACTATTCTCCTCTGTGCGAAGAACTGGGCATCACCGGCCGCTGCATCGATGCCATTGCCACTGCCATTATCGCCAGCCCGACGCAGGCGGTCACGTCAAGCCACAGCCGGAAGGCAGCGACCAAGAACTGGTGGGCCGGGGACATCAGTGAACTAGGAATAGACCACTACTGGAGGGTCATGGTGGCGGTGAAATCCGCCGGCATCGTTCCCAACAAGCTCATCGGGGAGGCACTACGGATCTACGCTCGCAAGTGGCTGCCAAATATGTCCAGAAATGGCCAACAGAATGAACTGGAAGCCGATGACTCCTTGTCAGAGTCTCCTACAGAAGCCCCCGTGAAGCACAGGCTGCTAATGGAGAAGATAGTGAGCTTACTCCCCACCGAAAAGGGCTCTGTTTCATGTAGTTTTCTGCTCAAGCTTCTCAAGGCCGCCAACATACTCCACGCTTCGACATCATCGAAGATGGACTTGGCCAGGCGAATCGGACTGCAACTGGAGGAGGCATCGGTTGATGGTCTTCTGATTCCACTCGACTCAAATTCGACTGGTACGCTGTATGACGTCGATATAGTGATGGCCATGTTGGAGGAGTTCCTGCTTCAAGGACAGAGCCCAGCAACCAGTCCACCCAGAGAGATGCTTCGTTGTGAGAGGAGGAGGTCTCGATCTTCCGAGAACGTGGAATTCGAGGTACAGGAGAACAGCCGCAGGTCGTCCTCCGCCTCCCACAGCTCCAAGCTGAGAGTGGCCAAGCTAATTGATGGTTACCTCCAAGAGATTGCCAGAGACGAGAACTTGCCCATGAAGAAGCTAATTGCAATCGCGGAAGCTGTTCCAGACTTTGCCAGGCTCGACCATGATGATCTCTACAGAGTCATCGACATCTACCTCAGG GTACACCCAGAGCTCGACAAGAACGCGAGGAAGCAACTGTGTCGAATCCTGGATTGCAAGAAACTCTCCGTGGAAGCCTGCATGCACGCCGCGCAGAACGAGCTACTTCCTCTGAGGGTGGTCGTGCAGGTCCTCTTCTTCGAGCATTCCCGAGCCGCCATGTCCGGCGGCCAGGTGACTGAGCTGCCCAGCAACATCAAGGCACTGCTGGCTAAAACCACAGCAAGAGGGGAAGACAGGGACGCACTCAAGCTTCACCACATCGGCACTGCTACCCCATTAGAAGACGGCTGGAGCATCTCCAGATTGAAGTGCCCCGCCACGAAGCTCGCAACGCTCAAGACGAAGCTCGCGGAGGAGGAGGACAACGACATGGACGATGACTTGATTCCGCGCGATGCGCTCATGAGGAGCGCTTCTTCGAGGTTCAAAGCCTTGTGCTCCCTTCCTAAGAAACCAAAGAGGATCATCAGCAAACTGCTGGCCATGAACAGAAGTGCAAGCGAGAGGAATTAA
- the LOC135624958 gene encoding uncharacterized protein LOC135624958 isoform X1, with translation MPEAGYYCSKKTDDICEDVCGEQTSRAALSMSRLRCALRGFDLKAFLLLFMGVPVLIFIIYLHGQKITYFLRPIWESPPKPFRTIPHYYHPNISMERLCRLHGWGMRDTPRRVFDAVLFSNELDMLEIRWHELSPYVSEFVLLESNSTFTGLWKPLVFAGNRSRFKFVESRLTYGTIGGRFVTGENPFVEESYQRVALDQLIRFAGVEDDDLLIMSDVDEIPSGHTIDLLRWCDEIPDKLHLQLRNYLYSFEFYLDDKSWRASVHRYQAGKTRYAHFRQTNDLFADSGWHCSFCFRHISQFIFKMKAYSHVDRVRFAYYLNPSRIQDVICRGADLFDMLPEEYTFQEIIAKLGPIPSSYSAVHLPSYILQNVDRHRYLLPGNCKRESG, from the exons ATGCCGGAAGCGGGTTACTATTGTTCTAAGAAGACGGACGACATCTGCGAGGACGTCTGCGGCGAG CAGACGTCGAGGGCAGCGCTGAGCATGTCGCGGCTGCGGTGCGCTCTCCGGGGGTTCGATCTCAAGGCATTCCTGCTGCTCTTCATGGGCGTCCCCgtcctcatcttcatcatctaCCTCCATGGCCAGAAGATTACCTACTTCCTCCGCCCCATCTGGGAGTCCCCTCCCAAGCCCTTCCGCACCATCCCCCACTACTACCACCCTAACATCTCCATGGAGCGCCTCTGCCGGCTCCACGGCTGGGGCATGCGTGATACCCCCCGTCGGGTCTTCGATGCCGTTCTGTTCAGCAACGAGCTCGACATGCTCGAGATCCGGTGGCACGAACTCAGCCCTTACGTCTCAGAGTTCGTCCTCCTCGAGTCCAATTCCACCTTCACTGGGCTGTGGAAACCCCTCGTCTTTGCTGGCAACCGGAGCCGCTTCAAGTTCGTGGAATCGCGGCTGACCTACGGCACCATCGGGGGGAGGTTTGTCACGGGGGAGAATCCGTTCGTTGAGGAATCATACCAGCGAGTGGCATTGGATCAGCTTATTAGGTTTGCAGGCGTTGAAGATGATGACTTGTTGATCATGTCCGATGTCGACGAGATCCCAAGTGGCCATACGATCGACCTCCTGAGATGGTGCGATGAGATTCCCGATAAGCTTCATCTCCAGCTCCGGAACTATCTCTACTCCTTTGAGTTTTACCTTGATGACAAAAGCTGGAGGGCTTCGGTTCACAGGTACCAAGCAGGGAAGACCAGATATGCTCATTTCCGGCAGACCAATGATCTATTTGCTGATTCAGGGTGGCACTGCAGCTTCTGCTTCCGTCATATAAGCCAATTCATATTCAAGATGAAGGCATATAGCCATGTCGATCGGGTGAGATTTGCCTACTActtgaatccttcgaggattcaagATGTGATCTGCCGAGGAGCAGACCTGTTTGACATGCTTCCGGAAGAGTATACATTCCAAGAGATCATTGCCAAGTTGGGGCCGATACCTAGTTCGTATTCTGCTGTTCACCTTCCTAGTTATATACTTCAGAATGTTGACCGGCATCGATACCTCTTGCCTGGGAACTGCAAGCGAGAAAGTGGGTGA
- the LOC135624958 gene encoding uncharacterized protein LOC135624958 isoform X2, translated as MPEAGYYCSKKTDDICEDVCGETSRAALSMSRLRCALRGFDLKAFLLLFMGVPVLIFIIYLHGQKITYFLRPIWESPPKPFRTIPHYYHPNISMERLCRLHGWGMRDTPRRVFDAVLFSNELDMLEIRWHELSPYVSEFVLLESNSTFTGLWKPLVFAGNRSRFKFVESRLTYGTIGGRFVTGENPFVEESYQRVALDQLIRFAGVEDDDLLIMSDVDEIPSGHTIDLLRWCDEIPDKLHLQLRNYLYSFEFYLDDKSWRASVHRYQAGKTRYAHFRQTNDLFADSGWHCSFCFRHISQFIFKMKAYSHVDRVRFAYYLNPSRIQDVICRGADLFDMLPEEYTFQEIIAKLGPIPSSYSAVHLPSYILQNVDRHRYLLPGNCKRESG; from the exons ATGCCGGAAGCGGGTTACTATTGTTCTAAGAAGACGGACGACATCTGCGAGGACGTCTGCGGCGAG ACGTCGAGGGCAGCGCTGAGCATGTCGCGGCTGCGGTGCGCTCTCCGGGGGTTCGATCTCAAGGCATTCCTGCTGCTCTTCATGGGCGTCCCCgtcctcatcttcatcatctaCCTCCATGGCCAGAAGATTACCTACTTCCTCCGCCCCATCTGGGAGTCCCCTCCCAAGCCCTTCCGCACCATCCCCCACTACTACCACCCTAACATCTCCATGGAGCGCCTCTGCCGGCTCCACGGCTGGGGCATGCGTGATACCCCCCGTCGGGTCTTCGATGCCGTTCTGTTCAGCAACGAGCTCGACATGCTCGAGATCCGGTGGCACGAACTCAGCCCTTACGTCTCAGAGTTCGTCCTCCTCGAGTCCAATTCCACCTTCACTGGGCTGTGGAAACCCCTCGTCTTTGCTGGCAACCGGAGCCGCTTCAAGTTCGTGGAATCGCGGCTGACCTACGGCACCATCGGGGGGAGGTTTGTCACGGGGGAGAATCCGTTCGTTGAGGAATCATACCAGCGAGTGGCATTGGATCAGCTTATTAGGTTTGCAGGCGTTGAAGATGATGACTTGTTGATCATGTCCGATGTCGACGAGATCCCAAGTGGCCATACGATCGACCTCCTGAGATGGTGCGATGAGATTCCCGATAAGCTTCATCTCCAGCTCCGGAACTATCTCTACTCCTTTGAGTTTTACCTTGATGACAAAAGCTGGAGGGCTTCGGTTCACAGGTACCAAGCAGGGAAGACCAGATATGCTCATTTCCGGCAGACCAATGATCTATTTGCTGATTCAGGGTGGCACTGCAGCTTCTGCTTCCGTCATATAAGCCAATTCATATTCAAGATGAAGGCATATAGCCATGTCGATCGGGTGAGATTTGCCTACTActtgaatccttcgaggattcaagATGTGATCTGCCGAGGAGCAGACCTGTTTGACATGCTTCCGGAAGAGTATACATTCCAAGAGATCATTGCCAAGTTGGGGCCGATACCTAGTTCGTATTCTGCTGTTCACCTTCCTAGTTATATACTTCAGAATGTTGACCGGCATCGATACCTCTTGCCTGGGAACTGCAAGCGAGAAAGTGGGTGA